TGGCTCAAGGGCCTCTATACCATGCAGGCGGAACGGGACGTCATGGCCTCGACCGTGGGAGGAGAGGCCCCGGACGATGCGGATGAGAATACAGAGGTCGGCGCGGCGCGCAGGTACGGATTGCAGGATGCGGAAAACAACGTCACCATCTTCTGAGCGTACACGGAAACCGCCGCTGGCACGACAGAGGGAGGTGTCTCCATGAACGGGACGATATTGATAGTGGACGACTCGGTGTCCATACGGCAGCTCATGACCTTCACTCTCCGGGACGCGGGCTACTCCGTGGTCGAAGCGGCCAACGGGCCCGACGCCCTGAGCAAGGCCGCCTCGGGGGACATCGACATGGTCATCACGGACCTTCACATGCCCGACATGGACGGCATCGAGCTCATCACGCGGATGAAGACGTTCCCCCAGTTCCGGTACAAGCCTTTCCTCATGCTGACCACCGAGTCGCAGGAGACGAAAAAGCAGGAGGGGCGGGAGGCGGGGGCCTGCGGATGGATAGTCAAACCTTTCGCCCCCGAGCAGCTCGTGAAAGTGGTCCAGAAATTCATCAAATGAGCAAGGCCGGAGACATAACGGTCGAGGCACGGGGCGGCGCCTGCACCATCGGGCTTGCCGGTGCGTTGACCATCGAAATGCGGACCCCTCTTCGCGAGGTCTTGTTGAAGGAGCTTGCGGGATGCGAGACCCTGCGCCTGCGGATGAAGGACGTCACCAAGGTCGACCTGGCCTTCATCGAGCTTCTGTGCTCCGCGACGCTGACGGCCCTTGGGATGCAGAAGGCGATTTCGATGCAGGGCCCCATGCCGGAGGTACTGGCCGAGGCTCTGGCACGCGCGGGCTACGCGCGCCCGAGGGGCTGTAAAAACATCTGTGACGCCCGATGCATGTGGGTTCGGGCGGCTGACGGCTCCGAAGAGAAGACATGAGGGACCGCTATATCGATATTTTCAGGGAAGAAGCCCGGGAGCTCCTGGAGATTCTGGAGGAGGCTCTCCTGGAGCTCGAAGAGACCCCTGCGGACACCGAGCCCGTAGCGCGCGCGTTCCGTGCCCTGCATACCATCAAGGGCTCGGGTGCGATGTTCGGCTTCAAGAACATAGCCGCCCTGGCGCATGAAATGGAAGCGGTCTTTCAGGCCGTCCGTGCCGGTCGCGTGGCCGTCAGCAGAAATCTCGTGGACATGGGATTGGCCGTCCGGGATTGCATGCGCACGCTTCTCGAGGACCTGGAGTCCGAGGCCCAGGAAGTCCCGGCCGACCTCTTGAACGACATGCGGAGCCTTCTGGGCACGTCGGCCGCACCCCAGGGGGGCGGCCAGCCTTCCCCTTCCGGTGAGGAGCCGCACGGCTCTTCCGGGGAGACGACCTACCGCATCAGGTTCACACCGTCCCCGACGAGCTATACCCGCGGAGTCAATCCTGTTTTTCTCACCGACGAGCTGCGCGAAATGGGCAAGTGCTTCGTGGTGGCCCACGCGGACAGAATTCCTTCGCTGCCGGAGTTCGACGTGGAGCGGTGCTACACCTCGTGGGACGTCATCCTTACCACGGAGAAGGGCGCGGCGGCAATCCGCGACGTCTTCATCTTCGTCGAGGACGACGCCGAGCTGGTCATCGATGCGTTGTCCGAAGTGGATTCTGGTGAAGAGTCTGCCTACAAGCGGCTCGGCGAGATTCTCATGGAGCGCGGAAATATCTCCAGCGATGAGCTGAACGCGGTGCTCCGCGAGCAAGAACTCCTGGGTGAGATGCTCGTGGAAAGGGGCCTCGTCCGGGACGGCGCCGTGGATGCTGCATTGATGGAGCAGCACGTCATGCGCGAGAGGTTGAAGGAGCGCCGCGAACGGGACGAATCGCGCGTGGTGCGGGTGCCTTCACAAAAGCTCGACAAGCTGGTGGACCTCGTGGGAGAGCTGGTCACCGTGCAGGCGCAGCTTGCACAACACTCCACCGGAGAGGGCGCGGCGAATCTCCGCGGCGTCTCGGAGCAGATGGAAAGCCTTATCACCGAGTTGCACGACAACGCCATGAGCCTGCGGATGGTGCCCATCGGCTCGCTCTTCGGCAAGTTCCGGAGGCTGGTGAGGGACCTGTCCTCGGAGCTCGGCCGCGAGGTCGCCTTCGTCACCGAGGGGGAGGAGACGGAACTCGACAAGAACGTCATCGAGCGCCTGAACGAGCCTCTGG
This window of the Nitrospirota bacterium genome carries:
- a CDS encoding response regulator; its protein translation is MNGTILIVDDSVSIRQLMTFTLRDAGYSVVEAANGPDALSKAASGDIDMVITDLHMPDMDGIELITRMKTFPQFRYKPFLMLTTESQETKKQEGREAGACGWIVKPFAPEQLVKVVQKFIK
- a CDS encoding STAS domain-containing protein → MSKAGDITVEARGGACTIGLAGALTIEMRTPLREVLLKELAGCETLRLRMKDVTKVDLAFIELLCSATLTALGMQKAISMQGPMPEVLAEALARAGYARPRGCKNICDARCMWVRAADGSEEKT
- a CDS encoding chemotaxis protein CheA, which gives rise to MRDRYIDIFREEARELLEILEEALLELEETPADTEPVARAFRALHTIKGSGAMFGFKNIAALAHEMEAVFQAVRAGRVAVSRNLVDMGLAVRDCMRTLLEDLESEAQEVPADLLNDMRSLLGTSAAPQGGGQPSPSGEEPHGSSGETTYRIRFTPSPTSYTRGVNPVFLTDELREMGKCFVVAHADRIPSLPEFDVERCYTSWDVILTTEKGAAAIRDVFIFVEDDAELVIDALSEVDSGEESAYKRLGEILMERGNISSDELNAVLREQELLGEMLVERGLVRDGAVDAALMEQHVMRERLKERRERDESRVVRVPSQKLDKLVDLVGELVTVQAQLAQHSTGEGAANLRGVSEQMESLITELHDNAMSLRMVPIGSLFGKFRRLVRDLSSELGREVAFVTEGEETELDKNVIERLNEPLVHVIRNCIDHGIEPPDVREGKGKPRQGTLRVQAIHSGSHVVVVVGDDGAGLDFASIRQRAVQEGLIAPDAPVHEQELSQFIFAQGFSTVRSVSEVSGRGVGMDVVKKGVESLRGTVEVQSEEGKGTAFILRLPLTVAIIEGLLVRVGPERFVFPLASVEECIEVSQVEMSSDLRRLLSLRGHPLPYVVLREVFGSNGSVPLVQQVVVSNVGGDEVGFVVDEVIGEHHTVIKPLGAAFKKMQGFSGATILGDGSIALIIDAARLYEHLDNSKGGACERVPSG